The Podospora bellae-mahoneyi strain CBS 112042 chromosome 7, whole genome shotgun sequence genome includes a window with the following:
- a CDS encoding hypothetical protein (COG:K; EggNog:ENOG503NYQM) — protein sequence MWLLSPGSKWLSLARIPSSIHPFVIPPPPMSTVVDFAPHDFGRHPMLDVDSMSRPHHNYHEGYAPGHGHYAPEHPPYLPPQPSRLTQLPRLPSMATMISTAGASHPPAMPNGRDVSYPGGKPGYYSDYAPPSPVGQTPPQFPGPSNDPHAFSRRAVDIRRSPTLSSTASDRSSDEVAHEMRLRQMNSFRDHHSQGLPRQYPHQSPRSRGSSLHHDSALPPVLMGGPSASPYVPASAYINGRPPPHLPQSPSNSTQASASPRQEGKSMSISNLLSSDSTTTTTTSSSSTSHPNTTTTMNTTTSHPSYPPPAPSPIPSTSEYRISVRQQPYAARSCGFGERDRRVIDPPPIVQLTIHDPSLSPEELSRRLRHQFSVVHCSIYDDRGERDMSAMPEDFRQQRRLMGTLVASPFVGQDENGEEGCFFCFPDLSCRTPGSFRLKFALVVLDPMSMRMGDRSKIVATAMSEVFCVYNAKDFPGMKASTGLTKRLKEQGCLISIKKGNEKRETPGGGRRGAEDVEEEEEEGEGDSEGEGEKRGRKRVKRSA from the exons ATGTGGCTGCTCTCGCCCGGCAGCAAGTGGCTCTCTCTG GCTCGGATCCCCTCTTCTATTCATCCATTTGTGATCCCGCCTCCCCCAATGTCTACAGTGGTCGACTTTGCTCCTCACGACTTTGGCCGTCATCCCATGTTGGACGTCGACAGCATGTCTCGACCACATCACAACTACCACGAGGGATATGCCCCCGGACATGGGCACTACGCTCCAGAGCACCCACCGTACCTACCACCACAGCCCTCTCGCCTCACCCAGCTGCCACGGCTGCCCTCCATGGCCACCATGATATCGACTGCAGGAGCAAGCCACCCTCCTGCAATGCCAAATGGACGAGACGTCTCCTACCCGGGAGGGAAACCGGGCTACTATTCAGACTACGCACCCCCCTCGCCAGTCGGGCAGACACCTCCGCAGTTCCCTGGTCCGAGCAACGACCCCCATGCCTTCTCCAGGCGGGCAGTCGACATCCGGCGCTCGCCCACCCTATCATCAACAGCCAGTGACCGGTCATCTGACGAGGTAGCCCACGAGATGCGTCTGAGGCAAATGAACAGCTTCCGAgaccaccacagccaaggGCTCCCACGACAGTATCCCCATCAATCCCCCCGTTCAAGAGGGAGTTCCCTCCACCACGACAGCGCTCTCCCACCAGTATTGATGGGCGGCCCCTCTGCCAGCCCTTACGTCCCAGCATCAGCATACATAAACGGCCGCCCGCCACcgcacctcccccaaagcccATCAAACAGCACCCAAGCCAGCGCCTCCCCACGACAAGAGGGAAAATCCATGAGCATatccaacctcctcagctcagacagcaccaccaccaccactacctcctcctcctccacctcccacccaaacaccaccacaaccatgaacaccaccacctcccacccctcctacccacccccagccccctcccccatcccctcaacctcagAATACCGCATCTCGGTCCGCCAACAACCTTACGCCGCCCGCTCCTGCGGCTTCGGCGAGCGCGACCGCCGAGTAATCGACCCACCCCCCATAGTCCAACTAACAATCCacgacccctccctctccccagagGAACTCTCCCGCCGACTCCGGCACCAATTCTCCGTGGTCCACTGCTCCATCTACGACGACCGCGGCGAGCGTGACATGTCAGCCATGCCCGAAGACTTTCGTCAACAACGCCGTCTCATGGGCACGCTCGTCGCCTCCCCTTTTGTCGGCCAAGACGAaaacggggaggagggctgcttcttttgctttccTGACCTGAGCTGCAGGACACCTGGGAGTTTCAGGTTGAAGTTTGCGCTTGTGGTGCTGGATCCGATGAGTATGCGAATGGGGGATAGGAGTAAGATTGTGGCTACGGCGATGAGCGAGGTTTTTTGCGTGTATAATGCAAAGGATTTTCCTGGTATGAAGGCTAGTACGGGGTTGACGAAACGGTTGAAGGAGCAGGGGTGTCTGATTAGTATCAAGAAGGGGAAcgagaagagggagacgcctgggggtgggaggaggggggccgaggatgttgaggaggaggaggaggaaggggagggggatagtgagggggagggggagaagagggggaggaagagggtgaagaggagcGCGTGA